The following proteins are encoded in a genomic region of Armatimonadota bacterium:
- a CDS encoding PKD domain-containing protein, which translates to MTCRVTDTGTYAPDLGTDGEVSLSWTVVVLGIDAVSGPTEICPNTEATYTVTTIPAGFEDRVTWTGGGNPVGWSGATFTTKWDTHGTKTVMASLCGQSQSVTVNVKQVTLQSLDCPPGPVCPGENATFSATTSDCPESVHWTGGGTPASWDGSSFTTNWDAPGTHTVTATVDGQSQTCQITVKQPTITAISGPSSVCPGEAATFTATVNECADFVKWIGGGNPPSGQGDSFTTTWSTPGTHTVTATVGTSSRSATVTVTTPHIIGGSQTATSICPNVAVSFTVLLDQCPNVTVHWAGGENPSGGDGGTTYSTSWAEPGTHYVTATVPGGSSRTFTVTVLSPMVTSISGPTQVCAGEMACFGATVDQCPASIRWTCGGDPATGEGSPFYTSFPYAGTYVVTATAGNSWRSITVTVAPTVLNVTFLEPNGTVGGTVPIRVQVDTSECVSSYDLYLSEIEETSEHPTDWFDFGTPEVESQTTSNGITSTIYRWSWDTTASNFHNGYHNLQVYGDAYIGNDWTWDPVEVDHEVEVKNLTVSSAVGSPSISLARTPYYVVWDGTAPVTFTVDIEDNDTSDPCDIDLIIYSTDDVTDWVRTIYRAAVTGSHHTFTWDGRDEWGEALPPGTYTFDVMVSQPDDGDSAQYRSRTLWHGLPHQVQFAQDADGTLQLTGDNLQMNVTYTLNEQPSQVLIDAVDTNWNLADTTMVTDQVRGEASPVLLSVPVSDDLPPPFGKGIISAIDDRWAEARDHRDNCALSVNKNGSGTRLRFALQFLQQSTNYLPRDITGLALMRYDEMPSFYADLIYGSFPVYETQTWKVARDYHFPAFPGLGITWASTSGGSGVMNRREHEWDHDPGGPIPHIDDIAQTNPGMPYKADIVLWSATLGGMKIDKCAGQGPEFWEFGIATWDNLLIQWDTPSSKIFRSGSPSDFRQLLRIHPDGGEAYGTDGCIGIGGGDPSCSTQQVAKDYKLQAAKWAGRTYAVNYEVPPGLRLTTASKPGYMPLYVLEGTRTLFDYGFYENDTFNRAYYVALIDPYHQ; encoded by the coding sequence GTGACCTGCAGGGTAACAGACACAGGCACCTATGCCCCGGACCTGGGTACCGACGGAGAGGTCTCGCTCTCGTGGACGGTTGTGGTGCTCGGGATTGATGCTGTCAGTGGCCCTACGGAAATCTGCCCGAACACCGAAGCAACCTACACAGTTACTACTATCCCGGCGGGATTTGAGGATCGCGTGACGTGGACCGGCGGTGGCAATCCCGTCGGCTGGTCTGGGGCCACGTTCACGACTAAGTGGGACACTCATGGCACAAAGACGGTAATGGCGTCTTTATGCGGACAAAGCCAGTCGGTAACCGTAAACGTGAAACAAGTGACGCTCCAGTCCCTAGACTGTCCGCCTGGTCCCGTCTGTCCCGGTGAGAATGCGACGTTCTCGGCGACAACCAGCGATTGTCCCGAGTCGGTGCACTGGACTGGCGGCGGAACCCCGGCAAGTTGGGATGGAAGCTCCTTTACGACGAATTGGGACGCTCCGGGCACTCACACGGTGACGGCAACGGTGGACGGACAGAGCCAAACCTGCCAGATCACCGTGAAACAGCCTACAATTACCGCCATTAGCGGCCCGAGCAGCGTCTGCCCCGGCGAGGCAGCAACGTTCACAGCGACGGTGAACGAGTGTGCGGATTTCGTCAAATGGATCGGCGGCGGTAACCCTCCGAGCGGTCAAGGAGATTCGTTCACAACGACCTGGAGCACGCCTGGCACTCATACAGTGACGGCGACCGTGGGCACCTCGAGCAGGAGCGCAACGGTGACCGTAACAACGCCGCACATCATCGGCGGTAGTCAGACCGCGACGAGTATCTGCCCCAACGTGGCCGTGAGCTTTACCGTCTTGCTGGACCAGTGCCCGAACGTAACGGTACACTGGGCCGGCGGTGAGAATCCGAGCGGCGGCGATGGCGGCACAACCTACTCGACCTCCTGGGCCGAACCCGGCACCCACTATGTCACGGCCACCGTGCCGGGAGGCTCCAGCAGAACCTTTACGGTCACGGTCCTGTCTCCGATGGTCACGAGTATCTCAGGGCCGACTCAGGTTTGCGCCGGCGAGATGGCGTGTTTCGGAGCAACCGTCGACCAGTGTCCTGCCTCCATACGATGGACGTGCGGTGGAGACCCGGCCACCGGTGAGGGCTCACCCTTCTACACGAGCTTCCCCTACGCAGGCACATACGTTGTCACGGCGACTGCAGGGAATTCTTGGCGATCGATCACAGTGACCGTGGCGCCGACTGTGCTCAACGTCACCTTCCTGGAGCCCAACGGTACAGTGGGCGGAACCGTGCCAATCCGAGTTCAGGTAGACACTTCGGAGTGTGTCTCCTCTTACGACCTGTACCTTTCCGAAATCGAGGAGACATCGGAACACCCGACCGACTGGTTCGATTTTGGCACTCCAGAAGTGGAGAGTCAGACGACCTCGAACGGCATCACGTCGACGATCTACCGCTGGAGCTGGGACACCACCGCCAGCAACTTCCATAACGGTTACCATAACCTCCAGGTCTATGGCGATGCCTACATAGGAAATGACTGGACTTGGGACCCTGTCGAAGTGGATCACGAAGTCGAGGTGAAGAACCTCACAGTCAGTTCTGCAGTGGGGTCACCGTCCATCTCATTGGCCCGGACGCCGTACTACGTGGTGTGGGATGGCACAGCCCCCGTCACTTTCACGGTCGATATCGAGGACAATGACACGTCGGACCCGTGTGATATTGACCTCATCATCTATAGCACGGACGATGTGACAGATTGGGTACGCACCATCTATCGGGCTGCCGTCACGGGCTCGCACCACACGTTCACATGGGATGGGAGAGACGAGTGGGGGGAAGCGCTACCCCCAGGAACCTATACCTTCGACGTGATGGTGAGCCAACCCGACGACGGTGATTCGGCCCAATACCGAAGCAGGACCCTTTGGCACGGGCTGCCGCACCAGGTCCAGTTCGCTCAAGATGCGGACGGCACGCTGCAGCTGACTGGGGACAATCTCCAGATGAACGTCACATACACGCTGAATGAGCAGCCTTCCCAGGTCCTCATAGATGCTGTAGACACAAACTGGAATCTCGCCGATACCACGATGGTGACGGACCAGGTACGTGGGGAGGCAAGTCCGGTTCTCCTGAGTGTTCCCGTATCCGATGATCTACCGCCTCCCTTCGGAAAGGGCATCATCTCCGCGATTGACGACCGGTGGGCGGAGGCCCGGGATCACCGGGACAATTGCGCCCTGTCCGTGAACAAGAACGGCAGTGGAACCCGACTCCGATTCGCGCTCCAGTTCCTCCAGCAGAGCACGAATTACTTGCCCCGCGACATAACCGGTCTTGCCCTAATGCGCTACGATGAAATGCCCAGCTTCTATGCCGATCTGATTTACGGTTCGTTTCCAGTCTATGAGACGCAGACGTGGAAGGTGGCTCGTGACTATCACTTCCCAGCCTTCCCGGGCCTCGGAATAACGTGGGCGAGCACGTCCGGTGGGTCCGGCGTGATGAACCGGAGAGAGCATGAGTGGGATCACGATCCAGGCGGACCCATCCCGCACATCGACGACATCGCCCAGACTAATCCCGGAATGCCCTATAAGGCGGATATCGTCCTTTGGAGTGCGACGCTAGGTGGGATGAAGATCGACAAATGCGCTGGCCAAGGACCCGAGTTCTGGGAATTCGGCATCGCCACCTGGGACAACCTCCTTATCCAATGGGATACTCCGAGCAGTAAGATATTTCGCAGTGGGTCGCCAAGCGACTTCCGGCAACTACTTCGTATCCACCCGGATGGCGGTGAGGCATATGGGACCGACGGTTGTATCGGCATCGGTGGGGGTGATCCCAGCTGCAGTACCCAGCAAGTAGCCAAAGACTACAAGCTGCAGGCGGCCAAGTGGGCCGGGCGAACATACGCGGTAAACTACGAAGTCCCGCCAGGCCTTCGCCTTACGACGGCGAGCAAACCGGGCTACATGCCGCTCTACGTTCTCGAGGGCACGCGCACACTTTTCGACTATGGATTCTACGAGAACGACACGTTCAACCGCGCGTATTACGTAGCGCTGATCGATCCTTACCACCAATGA
- a CDS encoding rhodanese-like domain-containing protein, which translates to MIRLLILLSTVFVLTKAIAAGDGQSTVFYDYSRPSGGPRMRSEVPSFAPLAAAPIRIDLSRDGKPLKPAKVTIELHSPKEPKRILSARFVSPGVYVALADITKPGAYGMTVTFRSPPENIRIDVPVWEVGSIDTPRISPVALRPRWTSGNAILLDIRSDPEHRIKGGIAMLSTDLTNRMATLPKDRLIAVFCDCVSEYAAVPVVQQLLSAGYRAAAVYGGTRGLRENGWTTEPPTEPEPCQR; encoded by the coding sequence ATGATCAGATTACTGATCCTCCTCTCTACTGTATTTGTGCTCACCAAGGCCATCGCGGCTGGTGACGGCCAGTCAACGGTCTTCTACGACTACAGCCGCCCGAGTGGCGGTCCCCGTATGCGTAGCGAAGTGCCGTCCTTCGCTCCGTTGGCAGCCGCACCCATTCGCATCGACCTTAGCAGGGACGGAAAGCCGCTGAAGCCAGCTAAGGTGACCATCGAACTCCACAGCCCCAAGGAGCCTAAGCGAATCCTATCCGCTCGCTTTGTGAGTCCCGGCGTCTACGTCGCGCTTGCGGACATTACCAAGCCGGGGGCCTACGGTATGACGGTCACTTTCCGCTCCCCGCCTGAAAACATCAGGATTGACGTACCTGTGTGGGAGGTTGGGAGCATTGATACCCCTCGCATTAGCCCCGTGGCGTTGCGGCCGAGGTGGACAAGTGGAAACGCCATCCTTCTCGACATCCGATCAGATCCCGAGCACCGCATCAAAGGCGGGATAGCCATGCTCTCTACCGACCTCACCAACCGCATGGCTACGTTGCCAAAGGACAGATTGATCGCTGTCTTCTGTGATTGCGTCTCGGAGTATGCGGCGGTGCCGGTAGTGCAGCAACTCCTTTCGGCCGGCTATCGTGCCGCCGCGGTTTACGGCGGAACGAGGGGTCTTCGGGAGAACGGCTGGACCACGGAGCCACCTACAGAGCCAGAACCGTGCCAACGTTGA
- a CDS encoding rhodanese-like domain-containing protein, translating into MSLEREGLSPVITEARETLPGTYVAEMDVTSGEYTLQIRITRDGQVHLIDIPTWTVAPSLVPLITPAELRRAWSDKRVSLVDVRGAAKERAAGSIHLSFASIRSSRIDLPKNKEVVLYEDAPSNRLAEAAAKHLQSHGYRASVLYGGLTSLVESGWSIAADAPEAPQETLPPAKGRTH; encoded by the coding sequence ATGTCCCTCGAACGTGAAGGCCTGAGTCCGGTGATCACCGAGGCCCGCGAGACGCTCCCCGGTACATATGTTGCGGAGATGGACGTAACGTCCGGCGAGTACACGTTGCAGATCCGGATCACTCGGGATGGGCAGGTGCATCTCATTGACATCCCGACCTGGACCGTCGCGCCTTCGCTCGTGCCACTGATCACGCCAGCCGAATTGCGCCGCGCTTGGAGCGATAAGCGCGTATCGCTTGTAGACGTGAGGGGCGCCGCGAAGGAACGGGCTGCGGGCTCGATTCACCTTTCGTTCGCTTCGATCCGCTCTTCGCGAATAGACCTGCCGAAGAACAAGGAGGTGGTACTCTACGAGGACGCTCCATCCAACAGGTTGGCCGAAGCGGCCGCCAAGCACCTACAGAGCCACGGCTATCGAGCGTCTGTCCTGTACGGGGGACTAACGTCGTTAGTGGAGAGCGGGTGGAGTATCGCCGCCGACGCTCCAGAGGCGCCTCAGGAAACGCTGCCACCCGCGAAAGGACGCACGCATTAG